In Eubacteriales bacterium mix99, the DNA window TTTTTCCGGAAGGGACAGATCAATTTGCAGGCCCGGAGGCAGAGAAGATATCTGTCATGGAAAGCCGGGTGGAGGAGACGTATGGAAGGATCCATGATCTGGAAAAAAGCAATCTTCGGATGGCGCAGGATTTGATGGAGGAATTCCGGGATGCGATTCAGGGGATTCAAAAGAATCAGAAGGTTATGCGTGCTTATGCCGGAGAAAGGCCGGAGGGGCAGTCCATCCTGCTGAACAGGGTAAAATAGAAGGTTGACAACCGGCTTTTTCGGTTGT includes these proteins:
- the fliT gene encoding flagellar protein FliT, encoding MNQKDSPHDVLRMYGEILQNAEGILSITEEMTRALEQKDTDALNRALVRKQKKIDRIRERTVFPEGTDQFAGPEAEKISVMESRVEETYGRIHDLEKSNLRMAQDLMEEFRDAIQGIQKNQKVMRAYAGERPEGQSILLNRVK